In Leifsonia sp. PS1209, the genomic stretch GAGGGAAACCCGGGCGACGTGATCTGTCGGCATCGGCATGGGAGCTCCTTATTCAATAAGAGGTTGTGAAGCTTAGATGCTCAATGATAAACTATAAATATAACCTGGCGATAGCTCGCCACTTCTAGACTCTGGCCGTGATTCGGGTATCCGGCCAGTGCGCGGCTGCGACTCCCCCCTCGTGGCCGCGGTGGGCCCCGGCTGTTACCGGCCGGGGCCCAATTCAAAACCAGAGAACCCGACCCTCTGACCGCAGTGGCTCTCCTCTGTATCCGTGAACAGGAAGAATCAACCAACCCATGACAATTGACGAGGTCTCGACTTTCCCGACCGGTATGCCGGCGCTCACGGCCGACCGCAGGCTGTTGCGCAACGATGTCTTCGAGGTGCTGCTCACGCGCATCCTGAACGGCGGCTTCGTTCCGGGCGAACGACTCAAAGACGCCGAGCTCACCTCCTGGCTGCGTGTCTCCCGCACCCCGGTCCGCGAGGCGCTCAGCCGTCTGGTCACGCTGGGACTGGTCAAGACGGCGCCCAACCGCTTCACCTGTGTCGCTCCGCTGGTCGATGCCGAGATCGCCGACGCCATCATGGTGCTGAGGAGGCTCTATCCGGATGCGATCGCCGAGGCCCTGAGACTGCGCACGGACGGCGACGAGCTGGAGCTGCGCCTGGTGGCCGGGCGGTTGGAGCGCGACGAGGGTGTCTCGCCGATCGAGACGTTCCAGCGCGTGCTGCTGATCGCGCTGGCGTCGATCGACAATCAGGTGCTGGCCGAGGCCATCGAGACGGTGCACCTCCGCGTGCTGCGCTACCTCTACCTCACCCCGGACGCGCAGCACATCCTCTGCCGCGAGCGGGTGCTCGACTTCGCGCGTGCCGTGGCGTCGGGCGACGATGCCGCCGTGCGCACGGTGGAGACGGTGCTCGACGACGTGGCCGCGGTGATCGGTGACGTGACGCCCGCGGCTTCCCCGGGGGCCGCTGCCGCCGCCGCCGCGGTCGCCCCGGTCGGAGCCGTGGTCAGGGGTGTCACTCCGATGGCTGCCGCGGGCTGACCCGGCGGAGCACGGCCCGCGGGAACACGTAGAGCAGCACGACGAGCACGGCGAGCACGACGCCGCCCGCCACGATCCCGGCCGTCGGGCCGACCGTCACGTCGAACACGAAGAACACCACACCGCTCGTGAGCAGCGCCACCAGGGCGAGGGTCGTCCGCAGCAGCCGGTTCGCGATCGCGACGGTCTGCACCTTCTCGTGGTGGCGGAACAGCTGGCGGTGCAGCGCGACCGGCGCCAGGCCGAGCGCTGTGCAGGCCGCGGAGAGCACCACGAGCACCAGGTAGAAGCTCACCTGAAAGCCGTCGAGTTCGCTGAAACGCTGTTGGAACACGATCGTCAGCAGGAAGCCGCTGATGATCTGCGTGCCGGTCTGCGTCACGCGGAGCTCCTGCAGGATCTCCACCCAGTTGCGGTCTGCACGCTGGGGTGCGCTCTCGGTTCTGCCGTCGGCCGGGTCGACGTCGTCGGGTTCGCTCATGTCCGCCTTCCGGATGGTGTGCGGTCCATCGTGCTCCCGCTCGGCCGACGTCGCAATGCCGCGCGATAGAACCTGACCAGTTCCGAAGCCGGAGGACGCTGGCGGGCCATCGACGCCGCATCCACCCGCTTCGCCGCCAGGTGGTGGCGCCACGACTCCTCCGCGCAGCGGAAGTCCCAGCCCGCCGCGGCCGCCGCCTCGAGGGTGCGGCACCAGCCGATCAGCTCGCGACCCTCCGAAGTCGGCGCCCAGGTGACCACCCGGAACCACACATCCGGCCGGTTCGGGTCGCCGAACGCGAACCGGCGCACCACCGCGTACGGGCCGCCGAGCGTCCCCTGCCGCAGGAGCCACTCGCTCGCCTGCGCGTTCGTCACCGGGTGCCACGCGCCCACTGCTCTCCTTCTCGGGTCCGCAGCCCGGCCCGCTGCGTCCTGAGCATACGAACCGCCGCCGACACCGCGGGCGCGGCGGCGGTCAGGTGAGCAGGCGGATGAGCGCGGCGACGACCGCAGCGGCGGGGACGACGACGATGAAGGGCACGCGGAGGGCGTAGAGGCCGGCGGCGATGGCGACGGCCGGGAGGCGCGCATCCAGTTGGAGGGCCTGGCCTGCACCGAACGTCTGCACGCAGATCAGGGCGGCGAGGAGTGCGGCCGTCAGAAGGTCGCTGGCGCGGGCGACCGTCGGGTGGTCGAGAGCCTTCGGCGGGACCAGCCAGCCCACCGCCTTGAGGGTGAGGACCGCGATCGACGCCAGCAGGATGATGTTCCACGTGGTCACGGCTCCACCTCCCTCTCCATCGGGATGGCCTCGGGATGCGGTGGGTCCGAGCGCTGCCCGAACACGTTGAGGACGCCGGCTAGGATGGCCACCGCGGCGGCGGCCAGCACGGGAAGACCCGGCATCAGGAAGGGCGTGAGCAGGGTGGCGACGAACCCGGCCGCGACGGCGACGGCCTGCGTCTGGCGGGCCTTGAGCCGCGGCCAGAGCAGGCCGAGGAACGCGGCGGCCGCAGCAGCATCCAGCCCGTACGCCTTGACGTCGCCGATCAGGTTGCCGAGCAGGGCGCCCGCGAGGGTGGTCAGGTTCCAGCCGATGTAGACGACGAGGCCGGTGGTCCAGAAGCCGATGCGCTGTGCCCGCGGTTCCTGGTGCGCGGTCGCGACGGCGGTGGACTCGTCGATGGTCAGCTGCGTCGCCGCCGCCCTCCGCCAGAAGCCCGGCCCGATGATGCGGGAGAGACGCAGCGCGTAGAACGAGTTGCGCACGCCGAGCAGTGCGGCCCCGGCGATAGCAGATCCGCCGGCCGCGACGCCACCGGAGGCGAGCACGCCGATCAGCGCGAACTGCGAGCCCCCGCTGAACATCAGCAGACTGAGCACGCACGCCTGCCAGACGTCGAGCCCGGATGCGGTCGCCAGTGCCCCGAACGAGACCCCGTACGCCGCCGTGGCGATGCCGACGGCCCAGCCGGAGCGCGCAGCGGCGCGCTCGTCCTGGCTGCGTTCCCGACTCACCCTCCCGACCCTAGCCCGTGGTATGCCGGAGGTTCAGGGGGCGTGCGGATTCAGGTGCGTGGCAGTTCAGGCCGCGTGGCGGAAGAGCCGGGCGACGAGCTCGCCGGCCGTGTCGTCGTCGAGCCGCCAGGGCTGGAAGATGGCGCGGTAGACGATGGGCGCGACGACGCCGTCCACGATGTCGTCGGCCGTGAGGCCTTCCTCGGCGGCGCGTCCGACGAACATGGTCGCCTCCTCGCGCCGGTTGCGGAGGCAGTCGGAGGTGCGCTCGCCCGCAGCGCCCGCCCCGCCGCGGAGAAGGGCGGCGTTCACCGGCTTGCGGTAGTGGGCGACCAGTTCGCTCGCCCAGGCGGTGAGGTCGTCGCGCAGGCTGCCGCTGGCGGGCAGTGGGCGCTCCGGGTCGAGCCGGTAGGTGGCGATGTCGTTGATGAGGGTGGGCAGGTCTCCCCAGCGGCGGTAGATGCTCGTGGGGTTGACGCCGGCGCGCTCGGCGATCATCGGAACGGTCACGCGGTCCTGGCCGCGCTCTTTGACGAGCTCTTCCACGGCCGTCCTGACGCTGTGGATGACCGCGGCGCTGCGTCCGCCCGTCCGCCTCGACGGTGTGGTCGTTGTTTCCATACGGAATAGCTTAAAGCAAAAACTGTTGCTTTTGAAGTGCGCGTGGGGCTAGCATCCCTAAAGCAATCAGATTTGCTTTTGGAGGAATGATGACGACAGCCGAAGAGACGCGCACCATCCCGGTCGCAGCGATCCCCGCCACCCGCGCCTCCCGGCGCGGCCGGGGCCCCATGCCCGCCTTCGTCGGCACGTCCCTGGCGTTCGTCGCCGTGGCCCTCGCTGTCGGCGCCCCCAGCCCGCTCTTCGTGCTCTACCAGCACGAGTGGGGCTTCGCCCCGTGGCTGCTCACCGTCGCCTTCGCGATCTACGCGATCACCCTCCTCGTGACCCTGCTGGTCGCCGGCTCGCTCTCCGACCACATCGGCCGGCGACCCGTGCTGATCGGGGCGCTCGCGCTGCAGGTGGTCGCGATGCTGATGTTCCTGTTCGCGCAGGACATCGGCTGGATCATCGCGGCCCGCTCCGTGCAGGGCGTCGCGACCGGCGCGGCGATGAGCACCTTCACCGCCGCGATCGTCGAGCTGGCGCCCGAGCGCCACAAGAAGCTCGGCGCCACCATCGGCAGCACCGCCCCGGTCGGCGGCATCGCCCTCGGAGCGTTCTTCACCGGGCTCGCTGTGCAGTTCGTGCCGCAGCCGACCACGCTCGTCTTCGTCAGCCTCGTCGTGCTGTTCGTGGCCGGACTCCTCGTGGTGATCGGCTCCCGCGAGACGGTGACGCGGCGGCCGGGAGCGGTGAACTCGCTCATCCCGCGGCTCGTCGTGCCCCGGGCCGCCCGCGCGGAGTTCGTCGGCGCCATCCCGCTGTTCGTGGCCACGTGGATGCTCGCGGGGCTGTTCATCGGGCTCTCGCCGTCCATCCTGAGCGGCGTCTTCCACCTCGACAGCGGTCTGCTCAACGGCGCCATCGTGGCCGTGCCGCCCGCCGTCGGAGCGACGGCGGGGCTGCTGCTCACCCGGGCGCCCGCCCGCACCACGGCCATCGTCTCGATGGGCGCGATCATCGTCGGCATCGCAGTCGCCGCGGCCGGCATCGGGTTCGCGGTGCTCTGGCTGCTGTTCGCCGGAGCGGTGATCGCGGGCGCCGGGTTCGGCGCCGGGTTCTCCTCGATGCTCAGGATGCTCGCCCCGCTCGCCCCGAACAACCAGCGCGCAGAACTGTTCGCCGGGATCTTCCTGGTCAGCTACATCGCGTACGGCGTGCCAGCGCTCGTCGCCGGCGAGCTGATCAGCGTGGTCGGCCTGCTGCCGACAGCGCTCGGCTACACGGTGGCGATCGCGCTCGCCGCGGTGATCGCCCTGGTGGTTCAAGTCGGGCGGGCCCGCGCGGTCACTCCACGTCGATGAGCACCTTGCCCACGATGCCGTCCTCGACGGCGTCGTGGGCAGCGGCCGTCTCGCTGAGCGGGAACCGCGTCAGCGGCAGCCCGTGCTCCGCGCCGACCGGCAGCGCTCCGTCGGCGACGGCAGCGGACACGGCCCGCACGGCGGCGTCCTTCGACTCCGCGGTCGTCGTGTACGTGAGGACGAACTGGAAGCGCAGGTTCTTGCCCATGCTCGGGCGCACCGGAATGGTGACGGCGGGCTCGCCGGGGCTGTCGGCGTAGATGGCGATGGAGGCGTTCGGGGCGGCGATCCGCGCATCCAGTTCGGCGTTGGCGGTGGCGTTCACCTCGACCACGATGTCCACGCCGCGCGGGGCGAGCGCTCCGATGGCCTGGGCGGTGTCCCCGTCGCGGTAGTTGACCACGTGGTGCGCGCCGGCCGCCCTGGCCAGCTCGGCCTTCTCGTGGCTGCTGACGGTGGCGATGACCGTGGCGTCCGCCCAGACGGCCAGCTGGATGGCCGCGTGCCCGACCGCTCCCGCACCCCCGGCGACCAGCACCGTACGACCGCTGAGCGCGCCGGGCGAGAGCTCCGACGGGCCGCCCTCGTGCACGGTGAGCGCCCGGTGCGCGGTGAGTGCCGGGATCCCGAGGGAGGCGCCGACATCGAAGGACGCGCCATCCGGAAGTGGAACCACCTGGCGCGCGGGAAGCACCGCGAACTCCTGCGCCGTGCCGTCGGGACGCTGGTAGGCCGCATCCCAGACCCAGACCCTGTCGCCCACGGCGAACCCGGTGACGCCGTCGCCGACCTCGTCCACGGTGCCCGCGCCATCCTGGTTCGGCACCTGCGGGCGCGGCAGCTGATCGTCGCCACTGCCGCGACGCGCCTTCCAGTCGGTGGGGTTCACCCCCGACACCCGGATGCGCACGCGCACCTCGCCCGGTCCGGCGTGCGACTCCTCGCGCTCGCCGTACTGCAGAACGTCCGATGATCCGGTGGAGCTATAGGTGACAGCCTTCATGTGACCAGCAAACCACCCGTCGCCCGAATCTCTTCCACGAATGTCGTTCGCGGTCGCTGACTCGCCGCGCGTCAGCCGGTGGAGCAGGCGCCCG encodes the following:
- a CDS encoding GntR family transcriptional regulator translates to MTIDEVSTFPTGMPALTADRRLLRNDVFEVLLTRILNGGFVPGERLKDAELTSWLRVSRTPVREALSRLVTLGLVKTAPNRFTCVAPLVDAEIADAIMVLRRLYPDAIAEALRLRTDGDELELRLVAGRLERDEGVSPIETFQRVLLIALASIDNQVLAEAIETVHLRVLRYLYLTPDAQHILCRERVLDFARAVASGDDAAVRTVETVLDDVAAVIGDVTPAASPGAAAAAAAVAPVGAVVRGVTPMAAAG
- a CDS encoding DUF6328 family protein, with protein sequence MSEPDDVDPADGRTESAPQRADRNWVEILQELRVTQTGTQIISGFLLTIVFQQRFSELDGFQVSFYLVLVVLSAACTALGLAPVALHRQLFRHHEKVQTVAIANRLLRTTLALVALLTSGVVFFVFDVTVGPTAGIVAGGVVLAVLVVLLYVFPRAVLRRVSPRQPSE
- a CDS encoding AzlD domain-containing protein — its product is MTTWNIILLASIAVLTLKAVGWLVPPKALDHPTVARASDLLTAALLAALICVQTFGAGQALQLDARLPAVAIAAGLYALRVPFIVVVPAAAVVAALIRLLT
- a CDS encoding AzlC family ABC transporter permease, which produces MSRERSQDERAAARSGWAVGIATAAYGVSFGALATASGLDVWQACVLSLLMFSGGSQFALIGVLASGGVAAGGSAIAGAALLGVRNSFYALRLSRIIGPGFWRRAAATQLTIDESTAVATAHQEPRAQRIGFWTTGLVVYIGWNLTTLAGALLGNLIGDVKAYGLDAAAAAAFLGLLWPRLKARQTQAVAVAAGFVATLLTPFLMPGLPVLAAAAVAILAGVLNVFGQRSDPPHPEAIPMEREVEP
- a CDS encoding TetR/AcrR family transcriptional regulator, yielding METTTTPSRRTGGRSAAVIHSVRTAVEELVKERGQDRVTVPMIAERAGVNPTSIYRRWGDLPTLINDIATYRLDPERPLPASGSLRDDLTAWASELVAHYRKPVNAALLRGGAGAAGERTSDCLRNRREEATMFVGRAAEEGLTADDIVDGVVAPIVYRAIFQPWRLDDDTAGELVARLFRHAA
- a CDS encoding MFS transporter; protein product: MTTAEETRTIPVAAIPATRASRRGRGPMPAFVGTSLAFVAVALAVGAPSPLFVLYQHEWGFAPWLLTVAFAIYAITLLVTLLVAGSLSDHIGRRPVLIGALALQVVAMLMFLFAQDIGWIIAARSVQGVATGAAMSTFTAAIVELAPERHKKLGATIGSTAPVGGIALGAFFTGLAVQFVPQPTTLVFVSLVVLFVAGLLVVIGSRETVTRRPGAVNSLIPRLVVPRAARAEFVGAIPLFVATWMLAGLFIGLSPSILSGVFHLDSGLLNGAIVAVPPAVGATAGLLLTRAPARTTAIVSMGAIIVGIAVAAAGIGFAVLWLLFAGAVIAGAGFGAGFSSMLRMLAPLAPNNQRAELFAGIFLVSYIAYGVPALVAGELISVVGLLPTALGYTVAIALAAVIALVVQVGRARAVTPRR
- a CDS encoding NADPH:quinone reductase, which gives rise to MKAVTYSSTGSSDVLQYGEREESHAGPGEVRVRIRVSGVNPTDWKARRGSGDDQLPRPQVPNQDGAGTVDEVGDGVTGFAVGDRVWVWDAAYQRPDGTAQEFAVLPARQVVPLPDGASFDVGASLGIPALTAHRALTVHEGGPSELSPGALSGRTVLVAGGAGAVGHAAIQLAVWADATVIATVSSHEKAELARAAGAHHVVNYRDGDTAQAIGALAPRGVDIVVEVNATANAELDARIAAPNASIAIYADSPGEPAVTIPVRPSMGKNLRFQFVLTYTTTAESKDAAVRAVSAAVADGALPVGAEHGLPLTRFPLSETAAAHDAVEDGIVGKVLIDVE